The proteins below come from a single Mucilaginibacter mali genomic window:
- a CDS encoding S66 peptidase family protein: protein MIPYLKKGDKIAITCPAKKLPRPMTEAVKVLEGWGLEVVQGETLLASYHQFAGDDELRAKDLQRFIDDDSIKAIIAARGGYGTIRIVDMVDYSRLATNPKWIIGFSDITVLHSHLHTNYGLQTIHGQMPVNVPDASSQSLISLKKALFGQEVTYRFKSYSANRPGEATAPVIGGNLSLLIAMLGSASDMDYNGKILFLEDVGEYLYSIDRMMYTLKRAGKLDNLAGLIVGGFTELKDNDIPFGFSVPDIVMNLVSEFNYPVCFDFPAGHIPDNHAIIFGKHLHLNIEDYNVTASYI, encoded by the coding sequence ATGATCCCATATCTTAAAAAAGGCGATAAAATAGCCATTACCTGCCCAGCCAAAAAACTGCCACGGCCAATGACCGAAGCCGTAAAAGTACTTGAAGGCTGGGGCCTTGAAGTAGTGCAGGGCGAAACCCTGCTGGCCAGTTATCACCAGTTTGCCGGCGATGATGAACTGCGCGCTAAAGATCTGCAACGTTTTATTGACGATGACAGTATCAAAGCCATCATCGCGGCCCGTGGTGGTTATGGCACTATCCGCATTGTGGATATGGTTGATTATAGCCGCCTGGCAACAAACCCCAAATGGATAATTGGCTTTAGCGACATTACTGTTTTGCACAGCCACCTGCATACTAATTATGGTTTACAGACCATCCACGGGCAAATGCCCGTAAATGTACCCGACGCGTCATCGCAATCGCTTATATCGCTTAAAAAGGCCCTGTTTGGCCAGGAGGTTACTTACCGTTTTAAATCGTATAGTGCTAACCGGCCCGGCGAAGCTACCGCGCCTGTTATTGGCGGTAACCTCAGTTTACTTATCGCTATGCTGGGTTCGGCGTCGGATATGGATTATAATGGTAAAATATTATTCCTGGAGGATGTTGGCGAATACCTGTATTCGATAGACCGGATGATGTATACCCTGAAAAGGGCAGGTAAGCTGGATAACCTGGCCGGCTTAATTGTTGGCGGCTTTACCGAATTAAAGGATAACGACATCCCTTTTGGCTTTAGCGTACCGGATATAGTGATGAACCTGGTGAGCGAATTTAACTACCCGGTATGTTTCGATTTTCCCGCCGGGCATATTCCCGATAACCATGCGATAATTTTCGGAAAGCACCTACATTTAAATATTGAAGATTATAACGTAACTGCATCATACATTTAA
- a CDS encoding DoxX family protein — protein MALFDKLGNYRNFGLLVIRVGLGIMFVYHGLPKLEGGVDTWKGLGMAMKNVGITFLPAVWGFLSAATETIGGALLVLGLVFRPVCLLLLINLVIAALFHINKGDGLMGASHAIEDAIMFAGLLFLGPGKYSVDKK, from the coding sequence ATGGCATTATTTGACAAACTGGGCAATTACCGCAATTTTGGGTTACTTGTTATCCGTGTAGGGTTAGGCATTATGTTCGTTTATCATGGCCTGCCTAAATTAGAGGGGGGCGTGGATACCTGGAAAGGCTTGGGTATGGCTATGAAAAACGTAGGTATCACATTTTTGCCCGCCGTATGGGGCTTTCTTTCGGCCGCTACCGAAACTATTGGCGGCGCGTTGCTGGTTCTTGGTCTTGTATTCAGGCCGGTTTGCCTGTTGCTGCTTATTAACCTGGTTATTGCCGCCCTGTTCCATATTAACAAAGGCGATGGCCTGATGGGCGCATCACATGCTATTGAGGACGCTATTATGTTTGCCGGCCTGCTATTTTTAGGCCCGGGTAAGTATAGTGTAGATAAAAAATAA
- a CDS encoding TlpA disulfide reductase family protein, with amino-acid sequence MMSKIKVLFLTVGIFAALLCSCRKEKPGKTVDVKALTVYGDTIYLESAPFEDNPSKKIDSAIIVNNQQQVVWHVPISDEAIYKIRSKKMNKGSYLFVADSGTIAIDANFMSPVFKSKGSPATAVLNKFLTDRINMAESGRQISRVSDSLLKAGASKAKLDSVKNALNQSLSAYFDYSLKFADTVRSPAVFLLAYYSIEFGADRAKLKAFILKSAARFPKYPAIQKLKNDELATMKIYEEEYEVGDKLPAITLPDQNGFTINTSSYNGSYYLIDFWSSWCTQCLPFKEAERNLLEKIPGKIKVVSVAIDSEKEDWSKMVFANQYTWPQLIDVAMWKGTAVQTMKIDSIPFNFLVGPDGKVIAKALNAHNLESTVMAKVK; translated from the coding sequence ATGATGAGTAAGATCAAGGTTCTGTTTTTAACTGTGGGGATATTTGCAGCCCTGCTATGTAGCTGCCGCAAGGAAAAGCCGGGTAAAACCGTTGACGTAAAAGCATTAACAGTATACGGCGATACAATATACCTTGAAAGCGCGCCGTTTGAGGATAATCCATCAAAAAAGATCGATTCGGCGATAATTGTTAATAACCAGCAACAGGTAGTATGGCATGTGCCGATAAGTGATGAAGCGATATATAAAATTCGGTCAAAAAAAATGAATAAGGGCAGTTATTTGTTCGTGGCCGATTCGGGAACGATAGCAATAGACGCTAACTTCATGTCTCCCGTATTTAAGTCCAAGGGATCGCCTGCAACAGCCGTATTAAATAAATTTTTAACCGATAGGATAAACATGGCCGAAAGCGGCAGGCAAATAAGCCGCGTCAGCGATAGCTTGCTTAAGGCAGGTGCATCCAAAGCCAAACTGGATAGCGTTAAAAATGCGTTAAACCAATCGCTCTCTGCATATTTTGATTACAGCTTAAAGTTTGCCGATACGGTGCGCAGCCCGGCAGTATTTCTTTTGGCATATTATAGTATTGAATTTGGGGCTGACAGGGCCAAACTAAAAGCCTTTATTTTAAAAAGCGCCGCGCGTTTCCCTAAATATCCGGCTATTCAGAAATTAAAAAATGATGAACTGGCCACAATGAAGATCTATGAAGAGGAGTACGAGGTTGGGGATAAGCTGCCGGCCATTACCCTGCCCGATCAAAATGGTTTTACTATTAACACATCATCGTACAATGGTAGTTACTATTTAATTGATTTTTGGTCGAGTTGGTGTACTCAATGCCTGCCTTTTAAAGAAGCCGAAAGAAACCTCCTGGAGAAAATTCCTGGGAAAATAAAGGTTGTGAGCGTAGCCATTGATAGCGAAAAGGAAGATTGGAGCAAGATGGTTTTTGCTAACCAATACACCTGGCCGCAGTTAATTGATGTGGCTATGTGGAAGGGCACAGCCGTACAAACAATGAAAATAGATAGTATACCGTTTAATTTTTTAGTTGGTCCCGACGGTAAAGTGATAGCCAAAGCACTTAACGCGCACAACCTGGAAAGTACTGTTATGGCCAAAGTAAAATAA
- a CDS encoding DUF1735 domain-containing protein codes for MKRISLIMMMAATVSFTACIKDNAVNLGPGASPPVVEWETATIQDPPTNAATNIYRTYGRSFGIASSVTMNLKVDYTGTDPAPADITVNLSASTAAYAAYVSKYSINTGTPAYGATGYVEANNPNPLMPTTLYTMPASVVIPKGQRSATVTITLKTDQFNLAKNYWLPLSITSVSSGTVSGNYGTVIYVVNAKNAYDADYTTTGFLFHPTAGSERAISKTQHFYSAGLNTSYKEFGDLGANGYQYQFDINGSTLSNYVPLGATPAIPASGFMTADNPGNIPYTGTIGNSARPGTAPWVQSTYNNTYDAASKTFYLHVGYQTGGNGQNTFTRQVYEKSVRAN; via the coding sequence ATGAAAAGAATTAGTTTAATAATGATGATGGCAGCGACGGTTAGTTTTACCGCATGCATAAAAGATAATGCAGTTAACCTGGGCCCTGGCGCTTCACCACCGGTTGTTGAGTGGGAAACAGCAACTATTCAGGACCCACCTACCAATGCAGCCACTAATATTTACCGTACTTACGGGCGTTCATTCGGTATCGCCTCGTCGGTTACAATGAATTTAAAGGTAGATTATACCGGCACCGATCCGGCACCGGCAGATATTACTGTAAACTTGTCTGCCAGCACAGCGGCTTATGCGGCTTATGTAAGCAAGTATTCAATTAACACAGGTACACCTGCTTATGGTGCTACGGGTTACGTTGAAGCTAACAACCCGAACCCTCTAATGCCGACCACATTGTATACAATGCCAGCATCTGTAGTTATCCCTAAAGGGCAACGTTCGGCAACAGTAACAATAACCCTGAAAACAGATCAGTTTAATTTGGCTAAGAACTATTGGTTACCACTTAGTATCACTTCGGTTTCTTCGGGTACGGTTAGCGGCAATTACGGTACAGTTATTTACGTGGTAAATGCTAAAAACGCGTACGATGCAGATTATACTACCACTGGTTTCCTGTTCCACCCAACTGCCGGCAGCGAGCGCGCGATATCTAAAACCCAACACTTTTATTCAGCTGGTTTAAATACTTCGTATAAAGAGTTTGGCGATTTGGGTGCAAATGGTTACCAATACCAGTTTGATATTAACGGTTCAACACTGTCTAACTATGTTCCACTGGGTGCTACACCTGCAATTCCGGCTTCCGGCTTCATGACCGCTGATAACCCAGGTAATATTCCTTATACTGGTACAATCGGTAATTCGGCTCGCCCGGGTACTGCACCCTGGGTACAGTCAACCTATAACAACACCTATGATGCAGCAAGCAAAACGTTCTATTTGCACGTTGGTTATCAAACGGGTGGTAATGGGCAAAATACCTTTACCCGCCAGGTATATGAGAAAAGTGTTAGGGCTAACTAA
- a CDS encoding SusD/RagB family nutrient-binding outer membrane lipoprotein — protein sequence MKKIFKTLIFLGLVASTTSCKKYLDINTSPNSLTAAAPDLILPQALVATGSLTYSFSHTYGGDLGGYIANSGGVGGYGNFWTFVFNAGDFNGLWTGTFDNLSDYQFVIDNTTPTGDLKYFNAVARVMKSFDFLRLVDAYGDVPYSQALKGAGNLTPVYDKGQDVYKACITELDAAIAVMNSAPTPTTKSIAANSNGPIDLMVYSTNTTNNKLSYNSDALKNGFDMTNWIKFANTIKLRALIRIQKADVATFNSFKASMASLTTANFIAADVMVNPGYLQQSGKQNPFWNGFAYTNAGVANTPSYLATKFVMGFYNGNKLTDDGRGKLIYRAYTYANQLGFQSTNSALLPTTPPASAWYVGVSGGGAPTGTSANGYGVLKGFDQGIPLITAAESYYLQAEAAMIGLITGTPAALFDSGLTASFAYLDKDHTEVVNASAGVPATQVTAYKAANAGITKAYLTNYTLATTDAQRLEAIITQKYIALNMINNDEGWNEYRRTLYPVSIPPSQTAGSADPVFSFAPAPATITTPRSDGLAGRVIYPASETSYNKANVPAVDANTTLIFWDARPKN from the coding sequence ATGAAAAAAATATTTAAAACACTCATTTTTTTAGGGCTGGTAGCTTCCACTACTTCGTGTAAAAAGTATCTGGATATCAATACCAGTCCCAACAGCTTAACGGCTGCCGCGCCCGATCTGATATTGCCACAGGCCCTTGTTGCCACAGGATCGCTTACCTATAGCTTTAGCCATACCTATGGTGGCGACCTTGGCGGCTACATCGCTAACTCTGGCGGTGTGGGCGGTTATGGTAACTTTTGGACATTTGTGTTCAACGCGGGCGATTTTAATGGACTATGGACAGGCACATTTGATAACCTGTCAGATTACCAGTTTGTTATAGATAATACAACACCTACCGGCGACCTCAAATACTTTAACGCTGTTGCACGCGTAATGAAATCTTTTGATTTTTTAAGGCTGGTAGATGCTTACGGCGATGTGCCGTATAGCCAGGCTTTGAAAGGTGCCGGTAACCTTACCCCGGTTTACGACAAGGGACAGGACGTATATAAAGCTTGTATAACCGAACTTGATGCGGCTATTGCTGTAATGAACAGCGCTCCCACACCAACTACTAAAAGCATTGCTGCTAACTCCAACGGTCCTATCGATCTTATGGTTTACAGTACCAATACTACCAACAACAAATTAAGCTATAATTCGGATGCGCTGAAAAATGGTTTTGATATGACCAATTGGATCAAATTTGCCAATACCATTAAATTGAGGGCATTGATACGTATCCAAAAGGCCGATGTTGCTACGTTTAATAGCTTCAAAGCTTCAATGGCATCGTTAACTACTGCCAATTTTATAGCGGCCGATGTAATGGTAAACCCTGGTTACCTGCAGCAAAGCGGTAAGCAAAACCCATTCTGGAATGGTTTTGCCTATACAAACGCCGGTGTTGCTAATACTCCCAGCTACCTGGCCACAAAATTTGTGATGGGTTTTTACAATGGCAATAAACTGACGGATGATGGCCGTGGTAAGCTGATATACAGGGCGTATACTTATGCCAACCAGCTGGGCTTTCAAAGCACCAATTCCGCGTTGTTACCTACTACGCCGCCCGCAAGTGCCTGGTATGTAGGGGTTAGCGGTGGCGGTGCGCCAACCGGTACCTCTGCTAATGGCTATGGTGTATTGAAAGGCTTTGACCAGGGCATTCCGCTGATCACCGCTGCTGAAAGCTATTACCTGCAGGCTGAAGCCGCTATGATCGGTTTGATCACCGGTACACCAGCCGCATTGTTTGATAGTGGCCTTACCGCTTCATTTGCTTATTTAGACAAGGACCACACCGAAGTGGTTAACGCTTCAGCCGGTGTTCCTGCTACTCAGGTTACTGCTTATAAAGCTGCTAACGCTGGTATTACAAAAGCTTACTTAACAAACTATACTTTGGCCACTACAGATGCACAAAGGCTGGAAGCTATTATTACGCAAAAATATATTGCGCTTAATATGATCAATAACGATGAAGGCTGGAACGAATACAGGAGAACATTGTACCCTGTTTCTATTCCTCCGTCTCAAACAGCTGGTTCTGCCGATCCTGTATTTAGTTTTGCACCTGCCCCAGCTACGATAACCACTCCAAGATCGGACGGTTTAGCCGGTCGTGTGATCTATCCGGCCAGCGAAACATCTTACAACAAAGCCAATGTGCCTGCTGTTGATGCCAACACCACGCTGATATTCTGGGATGCAAGGCCTAAGAATTAA
- a CDS encoding SusC/RagA family TonB-linked outer membrane protein, translating into MKKLLLASLCFLMLCASQVFAQNRTVTGTVTAKDDGLPLPGVTVKVTGTNVGTQTNASGKFTLAGVPASAKTLTFSFVGFESQTLNIGGNNTVNAILGSNTRELSEVVVTAGGLAVTKGSQGYATTQVKPEQLVAGKAANVGAALAGKVAGLQVNIVSGGVNPTVTLVMRGYRSLTGNNNALIVLDNVIVPASLLGNINPEDIDDIQVLNGAGGAALYGSDASNGAVIITTKKGKKGAAQVRASQTVSAEHVSYYPKVQTGFGSGTDIDIQRYLETENQQYGPAFDGKPVILGFPLQDGSIQTVPYAYNDSKYKFWETGINKQSDFSVQSGDDKGSTYVAGQYYNTKGTTPGDKYNRVSIRANGTRQLANKVSLSFTTNYVQNHYDITSATGTMYDQLMQTPGQVVVTDYKDYINNKFATIDGYYNFYYANPYFTAANQRQVTNNNYIIGTMELKWDPFSFLSFTSRTGITSSNGNTRSTIGKYSLTAYTKSLVNYGEGAGTVKTQDQVGQVDDSMTSAIQLTTDAYATFKKQIKDFSVTLTAGGQLRQNKNNDEDVNVTGLLQPGLYNVGQRTVPNLNGSQSLSMTRQQALYGVFNVGYKGYLNLHVTGRNDWVSVLAPENRSFFYPAADVSFIPTEAFDWMKNNKVLSSLKIRAGVSKVGNVNIGAYGLTPTFSSASGFPYAGPGYTQGDNLVSPSLKPETTKGVEFGADADLYNGRISASVTYYKTASTNQTVTVSISGTTGFTGYKLNTGELDAQGIESSLSVVPIKSTTGWQLTLGANFVWNDNKVISLPVGLSQLDVGNGNWAIPGSTYPTLEGRDYARDPQGRIIVNAQSGYPSQSASSTIILGNTSAKRRIGTNFELRYKSLRLSAVGEYRGGYIVQSSTTTSFDFSGAGARTAFYNRERFVIPNSSYLDPAGSGNYLPNTNITVADGGVAFWSSSTYNTGITTNYIYNGAYWKLREANLTWDLPKSLIGRQKYVKGATVSLQGRNLLIWLPKSNLYTDPDFGSSGNGVGVSSISNTPPTRYYGATLSLTF; encoded by the coding sequence ATGAAAAAACTTTTACTAGCAAGTTTGTGCTTCCTGATGCTGTGTGCCAGCCAGGTTTTTGCACAAAACAGAACAGTTACTGGTACGGTTACAGCAAAGGACGACGGGCTCCCGCTTCCTGGTGTAACAGTTAAAGTAACGGGGACTAACGTAGGTACCCAAACAAATGCAAGTGGTAAATTCACCCTGGCTGGTGTACCGGCTTCGGCAAAAACCCTTACATTCTCGTTTGTGGGTTTCGAATCTCAAACCCTTAACATCGGTGGCAACAACACTGTCAACGCTATCCTGGGTTCCAACACAAGGGAACTTAGCGAGGTGGTTGTTACCGCGGGTGGTTTGGCCGTAACCAAAGGTTCGCAAGGTTACGCTACTACCCAGGTTAAGCCAGAGCAACTTGTTGCAGGTAAAGCCGCCAACGTTGGCGCTGCTTTAGCGGGCAAGGTAGCTGGTTTACAGGTAAACATCGTGAGCGGTGGCGTTAACCCAACTGTAACGTTGGTAATGCGCGGTTACCGTTCATTAACCGGTAACAACAACGCGCTGATCGTGTTGGATAACGTTATCGTGCCTGCTTCATTATTAGGTAACATCAACCCAGAGGATATCGACGATATCCAGGTGTTGAACGGTGCCGGTGGTGCTGCTCTTTACGGTTCAGACGCTTCTAACGGTGCGGTAATTATCACTACCAAAAAAGGTAAAAAAGGTGCTGCACAGGTAAGGGCTTCTCAAACAGTTAGCGCCGAGCACGTTAGCTACTATCCAAAAGTGCAAACTGGTTTCGGTTCGGGTACTGATATTGATATCCAGCGCTATCTTGAAACAGAAAACCAGCAGTACGGCCCTGCATTCGATGGCAAACCAGTGATCCTGGGTTTCCCACTGCAGGATGGCAGCATCCAAACTGTTCCTTACGCTTACAATGACAGTAAGTATAAGTTTTGGGAAACCGGTATAAACAAACAATCTGACTTTAGTGTACAGTCTGGTGATGACAAAGGTTCAACCTATGTTGCCGGCCAGTATTACAATACAAAAGGTACTACCCCGGGCGATAAATACAATCGTGTATCTATCCGCGCTAACGGTACCCGCCAGTTGGCTAACAAGGTTTCTTTAAGCTTTACAACCAACTACGTTCAGAACCACTACGACATCACTTCGGCTACAGGTACCATGTACGATCAGCTGATGCAAACTCCCGGCCAGGTTGTGGTAACTGACTACAAAGATTATATCAACAACAAGTTCGCTACTATTGATGGTTATTATAACTTTTACTACGCCAACCCATATTTTACAGCGGCAAATCAGCGCCAGGTAACTAATAATAACTATATTATTGGTACTATGGAGTTAAAATGGGATCCGTTTAGCTTCCTTAGCTTTACCTCGCGTACCGGTATAACCTCAAGCAATGGTAATACCCGCAGTACAATTGGTAAGTATTCGCTGACCGCTTATACCAAAAGCCTGGTTAACTACGGCGAAGGTGCCGGTACTGTAAAAACTCAGGACCAGGTAGGCCAGGTTGATGATTCGATGACATCGGCCATACAGCTTACAACCGATGCATACGCAACCTTTAAAAAGCAGATCAAAGACTTTAGTGTTACCTTAACTGCTGGTGGCCAGCTTAGGCAAAATAAAAACAACGATGAAGACGTTAACGTTACCGGCTTATTACAACCGGGCTTATACAACGTAGGTCAGCGTACAGTGCCTAACCTTAATGGTAGCCAAAGCTTGTCGATGACCCGCCAGCAAGCGCTTTACGGTGTGTTTAACGTAGGTTACAAAGGCTATCTGAACTTACACGTTACCGGTCGTAACGACTGGGTTTCGGTACTGGCCCCAGAGAACCGCTCGTTCTTTTATCCTGCTGCCGACGTTTCTTTCATCCCGACAGAAGCTTTCGACTGGATGAAAAACAACAAAGTGTTATCAAGCCTAAAGATCAGGGCTGGTGTATCTAAAGTGGGTAACGTGAATATTGGCGCGTATGGCTTAACGCCAACGTTCAGCTCGGCTTCCGGTTTCCCTTATGCGGGCCCTGGTTATACTCAAGGCGACAACCTGGTATCTCCAAGCCTGAAGCCTGAAACCACAAAAGGTGTTGAGTTTGGTGCCGATGCCGACCTGTATAATGGCCGTATCAGCGCAAGTGTTACGTATTACAAAACAGCTTCTACTAACCAAACAGTAACCGTTAGTATATCGGGTACCACCGGTTTTACAGGCTACAAGCTTAACACTGGTGAACTTGATGCCCAAGGTATCGAATCGAGCTTAAGTGTTGTGCCAATTAAATCAACTACCGGCTGGCAATTAACCTTAGGCGCTAACTTTGTATGGAACGATAACAAAGTAATTTCGTTGCCGGTAGGTTTATCGCAATTAGACGTGGGCAACGGCAACTGGGCTATCCCTGGTTCAACCTACCCAACTTTGGAAGGCCGCGATTATGCCCGCGACCCTCAGGGCCGTATCATTGTTAACGCTCAATCTGGTTACCCTTCGCAAAGCGCGTCATCAACCATTATATTAGGAAACACCTCGGCTAAACGCCGCATAGGTACTAACTTCGAATTGCGTTATAAATCACTGCGTTTAAGCGCTGTTGGCGAGTACCGTGGTGGTTATATTGTACAAAGCAGCACAACTACCAGTTTCGATTTCTCGGGTGCTGGTGCACGTACCGCTTTCTACAACCGCGAGCGTTTCGTTATCCCTAACTCATCTTACCTGGATCCGGCTGGTTCTGGTAACTACCTGCCTAACACCAACATTACCGTTGCTGATGGTGGCGTTGCTTTCTGGAGCAGCAGTACCTACAACACCGGTATCACCACCAACTATATTTACAATGGTGCTTACTGGAAACTGCGTGAGGCTAACCTAACCTGGGATCTTCCAAAATCATTGATAGGTCGTCAAAAATATGTTAAAGGTGCAACAGTTAGCTTACAAGGCCGTAACTTATTGATATGGTTGCCAAAATCTAACCTTTATACCGACCCTGACTTCGGATCGAGCGGAAACGGTGTTGGTGTTAGCTCTATCAGCAATACGCCGCCAACACGCTATTATGGCGCTACCTTATCTTTAACTTTTTAA
- a CDS encoding PadR family transcriptional regulator, whose product MIVENTQTQMRKGILEYCILSIIAKGEIYASDIIAELKKAQLLVVEGTLYPLLTRLKNNGLLTYNWVESVSGPPRKYYSLSDEGRNVLSQLDTTWQELAFAVQTSIEGRNTPNA is encoded by the coding sequence ATGATTGTAGAAAACACACAAACCCAAATGCGGAAAGGAATACTGGAGTATTGCATACTTTCCATCATAGCAAAGGGCGAGATATACGCTTCAGACATAATCGCTGAGCTAAAAAAAGCCCAACTGCTTGTAGTTGAGGGGACTCTGTATCCCCTCCTTACCCGTTTAAAAAATAACGGACTGCTTACCTATAACTGGGTCGAGTCGGTTTCGGGGCCGCCGCGCAAGTATTACAGCCTGAGCGACGAAGGCCGTAACGTACTTTCCCAGCTGGACACCACCTGGCAGGAACTGGCTTTTGCCGTACAAACATCTATCGAAGGACGAAACACCCCTAACGCTTAA
- a CDS encoding PspC domain-containing protein, translating to MNKTIIININGIVFHIEEDAYEVLKAYMTDVKRHFMDSADSLEITTDIENRLAEMFNEILARENKQVIVEQDVQAVIGQMGTVEDFASADEDDAAPAGQPFAYATESRRLFRDPDDHLAAGVCAGIANYFDIQSVWVRLAFAIAFCFFGTGLFLYIILWIVVPKAATRADRMAMKGEKLDLQGFKRNFEYELKGVQGHMNNLQAEAKPLIYKTRDFAGDFFDHLRSFLNGAGKVLVKLLGVCIMLTCLGFTIALLVALFTYFAYGHDNISHLFPFNIVNREYSVVFMTCGFLLLALPLIGIMILASRMVFNRGHINPSVGYTLLVCWIASIFVVIYYSVQMAAEFKSGGKLSQTVNIKPSANNTYYLKLNNVRHLSPEDSARLDAKHSFAGKIILDDENDFNDEMEDNGLRNVAITIERSDVPQPVLVESFSARGRTKVDALLNARDVSYQFVQTDSVLTFDRHMQRLGKGPYRGQEVRLILKVPVNAKLVIDRDLDRYLDGVSIYDCQTDNKQDHDIPAMFIMKNTGLECKVDTMVIKTDTVVVKK from the coding sequence ATGAATAAAACTATCATCATAAATATAAACGGCATCGTTTTCCACATTGAAGAGGATGCTTACGAAGTGCTTAAAGCATACATGACGGATGTAAAGCGTCATTTTATGGACTCGGCCGACAGCCTGGAGATCACCACCGATATCGAAAACCGCCTGGCTGAAATGTTTAACGAAATACTGGCCCGCGAAAACAAGCAGGTAATTGTTGAACAGGATGTGCAGGCCGTTATTGGCCAGATGGGTACTGTAGAGGATTTTGCCTCGGCCGATGAGGATGATGCCGCGCCCGCCGGGCAGCCGTTTGCCTACGCTACCGAAAGCCGTCGCCTGTTCCGCGATCCGGACGACCACCTGGCTGCCGGTGTTTGCGCGGGCATTGCCAATTACTTCGATATCCAATCGGTTTGGGTGCGTTTAGCATTCGCCATCGCGTTCTGCTTCTTTGGCACAGGCTTGTTCCTATACATTATTTTATGGATCGTGGTACCCAAAGCTGCTACCCGAGCCGACCGTATGGCCATGAAAGGCGAGAAACTGGACCTGCAAGGTTTCAAACGCAATTTTGAATACGAGTTGAAAGGCGTTCAGGGCCATATGAATAACCTGCAGGCCGAAGCAAAACCATTAATATACAAGACCCGCGATTTTGCCGGCGATTTTTTTGATCACTTGCGCAGTTTTCTTAATGGGGCCGGTAAAGTATTAGTCAAGCTGTTAGGCGTATGTATTATGCTGACCTGCCTTGGTTTTACCATCGCCCTGCTTGTGGCTTTGTTTACTTATTTTGCTTACGGGCACGATAATATCTCGCATCTGTTCCCATTCAATATCGTAAACCGTGAATACAGCGTGGTATTTATGACCTGCGGCTTCCTGTTGTTAGCCCTGCCATTAATTGGCATTATGATACTGGCATCGCGTATGGTATTCAACCGCGGGCATATCAATCCATCAGTTGGTTACACTTTATTAGTGTGCTGGATAGCATCGATATTTGTAGTGATCTATTATAGTGTGCAGATGGCCGCCGAGTTTAAATCGGGCGGTAAACTAAGCCAAACTGTAAACATTAAGCCATCGGCCAATAATACCTACTACTTAAAACTGAACAATGTAAGGCACCTAAGTCCGGAAGACAGCGCCCGTCTGGATGCAAAGCACAGTTTTGCCGGAAAGATCATTCTTGACGATGAAAACGACTTTAACGACGAGATGGAAGATAACGGCCTGCGTAATGTTGCCATCACCATCGAGCGAAGCGATGTACCACAGCCGGTATTGGTAGAATCATTCAGCGCGCGCGGCCGTACCAAGGTCGACGCTTTATTAAATGCACGCGACGTAAGCTACCAGTTTGTGCAGACCGACAGCGTTTTAACCTTCGACCGCCATATGCAGCGCCTGGGCAAAGGCCCATATCGCGGCCAGGAAGTTAGGCTGATATTAAAGGTACCGGTAAACGCCAAACTGGTAATTGACCGCGACCTTGACCGCTACCTGGATGGCGTAAGCATTTACGATTGCCAAACCGACAACAAGCAGGATCATGATATCCCGGCCATGTTCATTATGAAAAATACCGGCCTAGAGTGTAAAGTAGATACCATGGTTATCAAAACCGACACCGTTGTTGTGAAAAAATGA